A stretch of Acidimicrobiia bacterium DNA encodes these proteins:
- a CDS encoding cytochrome P450, which produces MTDVVLHDPATYAHGFPYEHFRALRDHDPVSHHDHPSWARGYWVVARHEDVQRVSRDSGTFRNAPHPFLEGRADDDQSEASGLLISLDAPEHVKLRKLINRGFTPRRVADLTDRIRARVDTIFDDLRDRRSCDLVGDVALWLPLHVIADLVGVPEADRRKVFEWTETTFGFDASVTPDEQRDAMTQMFGYADALCEERRREPRDDLLSVLLDADVDGEQLSQLQIDLFFMLLQNAGSETTRNLITTGTLALLQHPDQLARVRADLELLPVAIEELLRYVTPVMQFVRHPVVDTEIAGTTIEAGDRVVMFYASANRDERAFDEPDALDVTRTPNDHVAFGAGGPHFCLGASLARLEARIMFEAILTRFTDLEVDADVDTLPRVSSNLIDGFVHLPVRWSAIN; this is translated from the coding sequence ATGACCGACGTCGTGCTGCACGACCCCGCGACGTACGCGCACGGGTTCCCGTACGAGCACTTCCGTGCGCTGCGCGACCACGATCCCGTCTCACACCACGACCACCCGAGCTGGGCGCGCGGGTACTGGGTCGTGGCGCGTCACGAGGACGTGCAGCGCGTCTCGCGCGACTCGGGCACGTTCCGCAACGCGCCGCACCCGTTCCTCGAAGGGCGCGCCGACGACGACCAGAGCGAGGCGTCTGGGCTGCTCATCAGCCTCGACGCGCCCGAGCACGTCAAGCTGCGCAAGCTGATCAACCGCGGGTTCACGCCCCGGCGCGTCGCCGACCTCACCGACCGGATCCGGGCGCGCGTCGACACCATCTTCGACGACCTGCGGGACCGGCGGTCGTGCGATCTCGTCGGCGACGTCGCGCTGTGGCTGCCGCTGCACGTCATCGCGGACCTCGTCGGCGTGCCGGAGGCCGACCGGCGGAAGGTGTTCGAGTGGACCGAGACGACGTTCGGGTTCGATGCGTCGGTGACTCCGGACGAGCAGCGCGACGCGATGACGCAGATGTTCGGCTACGCGGACGCGTTGTGCGAGGAGCGCCGTCGCGAGCCGCGCGACGACCTGCTGAGCGTCCTCCTCGACGCCGACGTCGACGGCGAGCAGCTGTCGCAGCTCCAGATCGACCTGTTCTTCATGCTGCTGCAGAACGCGGGCAGCGAGACGACCCGCAACCTCATCACGACCGGGACGCTCGCGTTGCTGCAGCATCCCGACCAGCTCGCGCGGGTGCGAGCCGACCTCGAACTGCTGCCGGTCGCGATCGAGGAGCTCCTCCGCTACGTCACGCCCGTGATGCAGTTCGTGCGCCATCCCGTCGTCGACACCGAGATCGCGGGCACAACGATCGAGGCCGGTGACCGCGTCGTGATGTTCTACGCGTCGGCGAACCGCGACGAGCGCGCGTTCGACGAGCCCGACGCGCTCGACGTGACCCGTACGCCGAACGACCACGTCGCGTTCGGTGCGGGTGGACCCCACTTCTGCCTCGGTGCGAGCCTGGCCCGGCTCGAGGCCCGCATCATGTTCGAGGCGATCCTGACGCGCTTCACGGATCTCGAGGTGGACGCGGACGTCGACACGCTGCC